From one Melospiza melodia melodia isolate bMelMel2 chromosome 6, bMelMel2.pri, whole genome shotgun sequence genomic stretch:
- the DACT1 gene encoding dapper homolog 1: protein MKASPVASAAAAAGPGQAAGGAAGAPREPDARWREKGEAEAERQRTRERLEATLAGLGELEYLRQRQELLVKSLLLRRPAGAGPGAQGGRGEPPAEGPPPRSLEEKFLEENILLLRRQLNCLRRRDAGLLNQLQELDKQISDLRLDVEKTTDEHLETDSRPSSGFYELSDGASGSLSNSSNSVFSECLSSCHSSTCFCSPLEATLNISDGRPKSADLIGWMDYNKEGQHEDQTAGSVCRSLSTPHSNSLDVVADVHPKYQCDLVSKNGNDIYRYPSPLHAVAVQSPMFLLPVTENPQQEEERLPCDLSDVCTPSETDSGQSASAFPTQSSWPAPCPSTSKRIDSYILSLVQKKTHAVRTNKPRTSLNADAAKGILRHGSMCVRQPAAMVAHGNVVNLKSSKAVVCLPPGGAPAPDHTAPSPLKQRPREPAGEQVESRKAPLPAAFPPSTTAELQSKHLPRGAKPAPLELGRNTVGTAGDGPKENGQLFAASPKDTPGKPVVLQPENRVSQPPKKILLKSSLQAARSSSPAVEERPALDFKSEGSSSQSLDDGLLVNAQYIPAQQQSMKLHKGTRNVKILKSSALKHRSHLANGVENSSQTLREKAKLVGKKCRFPEELDTNKKLKKPSSRGKRGGGLPLEPSLPGRQAGLHRSALRSHGHGREVVVAKPKHKRADYRRWKSSAEISYEEALRRARRNRREGVGVYSQVPLPYVSPYAYVASDSEYSAECESLFHSTVVDTSEDEQSNYTTNCFGDSESSLSEVEFVGESTTTSDSDESGGLIWSQFVQTLPIQTVTAPELHENAAKAFVKIKASHNLKKKILRFRSGSLKLMTTV, encoded by the exons ATGAAGGCGAGCCCCGTGGCGagcgccgcggcggcggcggggccggggcaggcgGCGGGGGGAGCCGCGGGGGCGCCGCGGGAGCCCGATGCGCGCTGGCGGGAGAAGGGCGAAGCGGAGGCGGAGCGGCAGCGCACCCGGGAGCGGCTGGAGGCCACGCTGGCCGGGCTGGGCGAGCTGGAGTACCTGCGGCAgcggcaggagctgctggtgaagAGCCTCCTGCTGCGGCggccggcgggagcggggcccgggGCGCAGGGCGGCCGCGGGGAGCCGCCGGCAGAGGGGCCGCCGCCGCGGAGCCTGGAGGAGAAGTTCCTGGAGGAGAACATCCTCCTCCTGCGGAGGCAGCTG AACTGCTTGAGGAGGAGGGATGCTGGGTTATTAAATCAGTTGCAAGAGCTGGATAAGCAAATAAGTGATCTCCGCCTGGACGTGGAGAAAACGACAGATGAGCACCTGGAGACAGACAGTCGTCCAAGTTCAG GGTTTTATGAGCTGAGTGATGGAGCTTCTGGATCGCTTTCCAATTCATCTAACTCTGTCTTCAGTGAGTGTTTATCCAGTTGCCATTCTAGCACTTGCTTTTGCAGCCCTTTGGAGGCAACACTGAATATCTCAGATGGACGCCCTAAATCTGCAG ATCTCATAGGCTGGATGGACTATAATAAGGAAGGCCAGCATGAGGACCAGACCGCAGGCTCTGTCTGTCGCTCTTTATCCACACCGCACTCAAATTCCCTCGATGTCGTTGCAGATGTTCATCCCAAGTACCAGTGCGATCTGGTGTCTAAAAACGGGAACGACATCTACCGCTACCCCAGCCCGCTCCACGCCGTGGCTGTGCAGAGCCCCATGTTCCTCCTTCCCGTGACTGAGAACCCCCAGCAAGAAGAGGAGAGGCTCCCTTGCGATCTGAGCGACGTTTGCACCCCATCCGAAACAGACTCGGGACAATCCGCCAGCGCCTTCCCCACGCAGAGCTCCTGGCCGGCTCCGTGCCCTTCCACCAGCAAGAGGATAGACAGCTACATCTTAAGCCTGGTTCAGAAAAAGACTCACGCAGTAAGGACTAACAAACCCCGGACGAGTCTCAACGCCGATGCTGCCAAAGGGATCTTGAGGCACGGGAGCATGTGTGTCCGGCAGCCGGCAGCAATGGTGGCCCACGGCAATGTGGTGAACCTGAAGAGCTCCAAGGCGGTGGTGTGTTTGCCTCCTGGTGGGGCTCCTGCTCCGGACCACACAGCTCCCTCCCCATTAAAGCAGAGGCCAAGGGAGCCGGCTGGGGAGCAGGTGGAGAGTAGGAAGGCCCCTTTGCCAGCAGCTTTCCCACCCAGCACAACAGCAGAGCTCCAGAGCAAGCACCTGCCACGGGGCGCCAAACCAGCACCGCTGGAGCTGGGCCGGAACACGGTGGGCACAGCCGGGGATGGCCCCAAGGAGAACGGCCAGCTCTTTGCTGCATCTCCCAAAGACACCCCAGGGAAGCCGGTGGTGCTGCAGCCAGAGAACAGGGTCAGCCAGCCTCCCAAAAAGATCCTGTTGAAGAGCAGCTTGCAGGCCGCTCGCTCCTCGTCACCGGCTGTGGAGGAGAGGCCCGCGCTGGATTTCAAAAGCGAGGGCTCTTCCTCGCAGAGCCTGGATGATGGGCTGCTGGTGAACGCCCAGTACATCCCGGCCCAGCAGCAGAGCATGAAGCTTCACAAAGGCACCCGCAACGTCAAGATTTTGAAAAGCTCTGCGTTGAAACACAGGTCCCACCTTGCCAACGGGGTGGAAAACAGCTCACAGACCTTGAGGGAGAAAGCCAAACTGGTCGGCAAGAAGTGCCGCTTCCCCGAGGAGTTGGATACAAATAAGAAACTGAAAAAGCCCTCGTCGCGGGGGAAGAGAGGCGGCGGCCTGCCGCTGGAGCCGAGCCTCCCGGGCCGGCAGGCCGGCCTGCACAGATCCGCCCTCCGCTCCCACGGGCACGGCCGGGAGGTCGTGGTAGCCAAGCCCAAACACAAGCGTGCCGACTACCGCCGCTGGAAGTCCTCGGCGGAGATCTCCTACGAGGAGGCCCTGCGAAGGGCGAGGAGGAACCGGCGGGAGGGCGTGGGGGTCTACTCACAGGTGCCCCTGCCCTACGTCAGCCCCTACGCCTACGTGGCCAGCGACTCGGAGTACTCGGCCGAGTGCGAGTCCTTGTTCCACTCCACTGTGGTGGACACGAGCGAGGACGAGCAGAGCAACTACACCACGAACTGCTTTGGAGACAGTGAGTCAAGCCTGAGCGAGGTGGAGTTTGTAGGGGAGAGCACGACCACCAGTGACTCTGATGAGAGCGGGGGCCTGATTTGGTCCCAGTTTGTCCAGACGCTCCCCATCCAAACAGTCACGGCACCAGAGCTGCATGAAAATGCGGCCAAGGCCTTTGTCAAAATCAAAGCCTCCCATAACCTCAAGAAGAAGATCCTCCGCTTTCGGTCAGGCTCCCTCAAGCTCATGACGACCGTCTAG